Proteins encoded in a region of the Zunongwangia endophytica genome:
- a CDS encoding integrase core domain-containing protein → MLRKRDGRTCKWHIKRQFYLDQTFDSLQHAKRATENAINLYNEIRLHLSLDYQTPNMVYKLTA, encoded by the coding sequence TTGCTACGAAAACGCGATGGCAGAACGTGTAAATGGCATATTAAAAGACAGTTCTATCTCGACCAGACCTTTGATAGTCTACAACACGCTAAGAGGGCTACAGAAAATGCAATTAATTTGTATAATGAAATAAGATTACATTTATCTTTAGACTATCAAACACCAAATATGGTTTATAAATTAACAGCTTAA
- a CDS encoding IS3 family transposase, with protein sequence MIKAKENAKGSATLSAITACFGLKRDAYYKYKSREDKRLKIEKKVIDIVKKKRRSLPREGVRKLARSLSKEFTNADLKIGRDTLFNILRKHNMLTLRKKYSSRTTNSLHRFYKYKNIIKDVETTRPNQVWVSDITYIRTIKGFCYLALITDMHSRKIVGYDISDSLELKGCVRALNKALYQAKDIDALIHHSDRGIQYCSNVYTQILKRNDIRISMTEENHCYENAIAERVNGILKDEFYLDQTFDSLQHAKRATKNAINLYNEIRLHLSLDYKTPNMVYKLTA encoded by the coding sequence TTGATCAAAGCAAAAGAGAACGCTAAAGGATCTGCTACTCTTTCAGCTATAACAGCTTGTTTTGGCCTTAAACGGGATGCATACTACAAATACAAAAGTAGAGAGGACAAACGTTTGAAAATAGAGAAAAAAGTTATTGATATAGTCAAGAAAAAGCGCAGATCACTTCCCAGAGAAGGGGTTAGAAAACTTGCCAGATCACTGAGCAAAGAGTTTACAAATGCCGATTTAAAAATAGGCAGGGATACCTTATTCAACATTCTTAGAAAACACAATATGCTGACACTTAGAAAAAAATACAGCTCTAGAACAACGAACTCATTACACAGGTTCTACAAGTATAAGAATATCATTAAAGATGTAGAAACAACTAGACCAAACCAAGTATGGGTGAGCGATATCACTTACATCAGAACTATAAAAGGCTTTTGTTACCTAGCACTCATTACAGATATGCATAGTCGCAAAATTGTTGGCTATGACATCAGCGACAGCTTGGAACTCAAAGGATGTGTAAGAGCTTTGAATAAAGCTTTATATCAAGCTAAAGATATTGACGCACTTATACACCATTCAGACCGAGGTATTCAGTATTGCAGCAATGTATACACACAGATCCTTAAAAGAAATGACATAAGAATCAGTATGACCGAAGAGAACCATTGCTACGAAAACGCAATCGCAGAACGGGTAAATGGCATATTAAAAGACGAGTTCTATCTCGACCAGACCTTTGATAGCCTACAACACGCTAAGAGAGCTACAAAAAATGCAATTAATTTGTATAATGAAATAAGATTACATTTATCTTTAGACTATAAAACACCAAATATGGTTTATAAATTAACAGCTTAA
- a CDS encoding transposase: MYKNDRVIRRYSESFKLKILDELTAGKLNKYQLGKAYGIAPTTINEWIRKYNRKDLMNTRVTVKTKDEITRIKQLQKEIEQLKKLLLKKDIDALIEDSYLEVAAEQLGYKSVLELKKKLSIKP; encoded by the coding sequence ATGTATAAAAATGACAGAGTAATCAGACGGTATTCCGAATCGTTCAAACTAAAAATTTTAGATGAACTTACGGCAGGAAAATTAAACAAGTATCAACTAGGTAAAGCTTACGGTATTGCTCCAACAACCATAAACGAGTGGATCAGGAAATATAACCGTAAAGACCTTATGAACACCAGAGTGACTGTGAAAACAAAAGATGAGATTACACGCATCAAACAGCTTCAAAAAGAAATTGAACAGCTGAAGAAACTTCTTTTGAAAAAGGATATAGACGCCCTTATAGAAGATTCTTATCTTGAAGTGGCAGCAGAACAGCTGGGCTATAAATCAGTGCTTGAACTTAAAAAAAAACTAAGTATCAAGCCTTGA
- a CDS encoding transposase: MYKNDRVIRRYSESFKLKILDELTAGKLNKYQLGKAYGIAPTTINEWIRKYNRKDLMNTRVTVKTKDEITRIKQLQKEIEQLKKLLLKKDIDALIEDSYLEVAAEQLGYKSVLELKKKLSIKP; encoded by the coding sequence ATGTATAAAAATGACAGAGTAATCAGACGGTATTCCGAATCGTTCAAACTAAAAATTTTAGACGAACTTACGGCAGGAAAATTAAACAAGTATCAACTAGGTAAAGCTTACGGTATTGCTCCAACAACCATAAACGAGTGGATCAGGAAATATAACCGTAAAGACCTTATGAACACCAGAGTGACTGTGAAAACAAAAGATGAGATTACACGCATCAAACAGCTTCAAAAAGAAATTGAACAGCTGAAGAAACTTCTTTTGAAAAAGGATATAGACGCCCTTATAGAAGATTCTTATCTTGAAGTGGCAGCAGAACAGCTGGGCTATAAATCAGTGCTTGAACTTAAAAAAAAACTAAGTATCAAGCCTTGA
- a CDS encoding alpha/beta hydrolase has product MKIRILIGILFCSTLFACGNKNDDRFVFFLHNRFLEEQELNELHPEFGRTEYNEIIAEFKKGGLKVISEKRNGNVNAREYAIGIVTQIDSLIKNGIEPRKITVVGTSKGGYIAQYVSTLANNQDLNFVFIASFRNSDIQNIPEINFCGNILTIYEKSDPFGVSSLERKKISNCEIKHFKEIELNTGMGHGFLFKPLNEWIEPTIKWANGNYDVE; this is encoded by the coding sequence ATGAAAATAAGAATATTAATTGGAATTCTTTTTTGCTCAACTTTATTTGCGTGCGGAAACAAAAATGATGACAGATTTGTTTTCTTCCTTCATAATCGATTTTTAGAAGAACAAGAATTGAATGAGTTGCATCCCGAATTTGGGCGGACTGAATACAACGAAATTATTGCTGAATTTAAAAAAGGAGGACTTAAAGTAATATCCGAAAAACGGAATGGAAATGTTAACGCAAGAGAATACGCAATCGGAATCGTAACCCAAATTGACAGTTTAATAAAGAACGGAATAGAACCGAGAAAAATAACTGTGGTTGGAACTTCAAAAGGCGGATATATCGCTCAATACGTTTCGACTTTAGCAAATAATCAAGATTTGAATTTTGTATTTATTGCAAGTTTTAGGAATAGTGATATTCAAAATATACCTGAAATCAATTTTTGCGGAAATATTTTAACGATTTACGAAAAGTCCGACCCATTTGGAGTTTCTTCATTGGAACGCAAGAAAATCTCGAATTGCGAAATAAAACACTTTAAAGAAATCGAACTGAATACAGGAATGGGACACGGATTTTTATTTAAACCATTAAATGAATGGATTGAACCGACAATAAAGTGGGCGAATGGAAATTACGACGTGGAATAA
- a CDS encoding erythromycin esterase family protein, which translates to MHLRTYISVITFFVLFQSYAQNYKVVNWINENAIKIEDANPDTNITIFNNSIPKKFADAKLFGFGEATHQGKEFFNIKAKFFKYLVKNQGVKTFIMEDSYTSEAGINEWISGGKGNAETIAKNFSTGFWYCKEVVDLLEWMRDYNLNKPEEEQIRFYGMDIQNVKDINKEIRDLVKKFEISVSEELLLVADKCAEKKVVYNKSTDWADIQIPKLNEIKSILLDFKSKIKNQKNIEEVISGIRALDYLTKYTYYVQNNYSQDRDLKMFENVKWIVENKSNNGKAFIWAHNEHINNKKAGNYSRRNIYNLGRHLKEYYKNNYYSVGFDFGTGTQAGYFSTKDEKPSWKKVEIKEPFAKTYAETLNLAKDKIYFIDMSIALDGNSSYFFKKKRKQIVAGGGGFNPKKNNLYNKKFSEMYDGLIFVKNISLPTNNLIAK; encoded by the coding sequence GTGCACTTAAGAACTTATATTTCTGTCATTACATTTTTTGTATTATTTCAATCATACGCCCAAAATTATAAAGTAGTAAACTGGATTAATGAAAATGCAATTAAAATTGAAGATGCAAATCCTGATACGAACATTACTATATTCAACAATAGCATCCCGAAAAAATTTGCCGATGCTAAGTTATTTGGGTTTGGAGAAGCTACTCATCAAGGAAAAGAATTTTTTAATATAAAGGCCAAATTCTTCAAATATTTAGTTAAAAATCAAGGTGTAAAAACGTTTATTATGGAAGATTCATATACCTCAGAAGCTGGAATTAACGAATGGATAAGCGGAGGAAAGGGAAACGCAGAAACTATTGCGAAAAATTTTAGCACTGGATTTTGGTATTGCAAAGAAGTGGTCGATTTATTAGAATGGATGAGAGATTATAATCTTAATAAACCAGAGGAAGAGCAAATTCGTTTTTATGGTATGGACATTCAAAATGTAAAGGATATAAACAAAGAAATACGAGATTTGGTCAAAAAATTTGAAATCTCTGTGAGTGAAGAACTACTTTTAGTAGCCGACAAGTGCGCAGAAAAAAAAGTTGTTTACAATAAGTCAACTGATTGGGCGGATATTCAAATACCAAAGCTAAATGAAATTAAAAGCATTTTACTGGATTTTAAGAGCAAGATAAAGAATCAGAAGAATATCGAAGAGGTTATTTCTGGAATAAGAGCCTTAGATTATCTAACTAAATACACATATTACGTACAAAATAACTACAGTCAAGATAGAGATTTAAAAATGTTTGAAAATGTTAAATGGATAGTTGAAAATAAATCTAATAACGGTAAAGCTTTTATATGGGCTCATAATGAACATATTAATAATAAAAAAGCTGGGAATTATAGCAGACGAAATATTTATAATTTAGGCAGGCATTTAAAAGAATATTATAAAAATAATTATTATAGTGTAGGGTTTGACTTTGGTACAGGTACACAAGCTGGTTATTTTTCGACTAAAGATGAAAAACCTAGTTGGAAAAAAGTTGAAATAAAAGAACCATTCGCTAAAACTTATGCCGAAACACTTAATTTGGCAAAGGACAAAATTTATTTTATTGATATGTCAATAGCTTTAGATGGTAATTCCTCGTATTTCTTCAAAAAGAAAAGGAAACAAATAGTTGCAGGTGGTGGTGGTTTCAATCCTAAAAAAAATAATTTGTATAACAAAAAGTTTTCAGAAATGTACGACGGATTAATCTTTGTAAAGAATATTTCACTTCCAACTAATAATCTGATTGCGAAATAA